tttagttatgatatagagagtgataatctgagacactttgcaattggtcttcattttttatttgtagtttttttagttattttaattCTTGTTCAGAAGCTTTTGAGAtatctggtcgctagggttcaaattaccttagcaaccagggagtggtttgagtgagagactggtatataaataggggaggggctgaatagaaagataaggaataaaaagtaacaataaaactggagcctcacagagcaatagggtttggctgccggggtcagtgacccccatttgaaagctgcaaagaggcagaagaagaagggaaataattcaaaaactattttaaatacataataaagaccaattgaaaagttgcttagaattggccattcaatactaaaagttaacttgaaggtgaaccccCCATAACAATCCTTCCCTGAGTCCAATGGACCAAAGCCGGACCCCCCTATGGATAATGTAGGGCTTCCAGTGTCTCTGGGCCGGGGGCCCCCCCATATTACATTGGCCCCAAACAAACTGCAGTGAAACACGACTTGGGCCAAAGGCAAATACAccgaagagtaaaaaaaaatatctaaaatactTAGAAACTGTACattttacttacaaaaccaaTAAATAACAAGTTAATGATACTGAGTCCGATGCAGGGAAAGTGATTAAAGGGGACATTTGATTGGAGGGGGGTCACTGTATCGGCCCAATTGAACTGCCGGTAGCACCGCGGGTTCATCTTCCAGCTCAGGGCAGGGATATAATGCTGTTTAATCATTCACCAAAAAGGGGTGGAGCCAACTGCCCCGCCCCCTTCGGGTAGGTGGGGCCTGGCAGCAGGTAGGTACTGCTGGCAGGTTTGGATCATTAGTCCACTGAGGGTTCTGTTGGCAGTTGGTTCAGACGAGGCGACGTGTAGGATTAATGCCCCTTGTGTGGGTTTTATCTGCTGTCAGTTCCTATTGCCCCTCTGTGTAAGGGCAACTGATGGGAAGTCCTGGTTATTCCTGAGAGAAAGGGGAGTAATAAGCAGAGCCAATGGGATTCTCTGAATACTTGGTATAAGGGGCGGCGCCCCCCGGGGTAATGGCAGCGATGGGACCCTTGGTGGGAGACTCTGCCCATTGAGCGCCAAGGTTCATGTAAACAATAGCACAGTGTCGGCGGGTGGGGAATGGGGGGGAGCCACCATTAGCCCCTCATGGCTCTGGCGCTGTTGGACCACAACCTCCAGAGCCCAGCGATGGCCCAATCCTTATGCATAAACCATAGGGTACCTTATGGGCTGGGGGGAACTCTATGGGCTCAGGGGGAACTCTATGGGCTGGGGGTACTGGCTCGGGGGGAActctatgggctgggggggggggaactctatgggctgggggggggaactctatgggctggggggggaactctatgggctggggggggaactcTATGGGCTCGGGGGGGAAActctatgggctgggggggggaactctatgggctggggggggaactctatgggctggggggggggaactctatgggctggggggggggaactctatgggctggggggggggaactctatgggctggggggggaactcTATGGGCTCGGGGGGGAAACTCTATGGGCTCGGGAGGGAAActctatgggctggggggggaactctatgggctgggggggggaactcTATGGGCTCGGGGGGGAAACTCTATGGGCTCGGGAGGGAAActctatgggctggggggggaactctatgggctggggggggggaactctATGGGCTCGGGGGGGAAActctatgggctgggggggggaactctatgggctggggggggaactctatgggctggggggggggaactctATGGGCTCGGGGGGGAAActctatgggctgggggggggggaactctaTGGGCTCGGGGGGGAAACTCTATGGGCTCGGGAGGGAAActctatgggctgggggggggaactctatgggctggggggggaactcTATGGGCTGGCAGTGGGCACCATAATCCCTGCCCCATGGTGCCAGGGCTGTTCCCATCAGGCCTGTATGTCCAGCTTAGTGGGAGCCACAGGGGCCAAATGAATTTCCTGAAAATCATAAACCAGAGAGAGAGACCCCAGTGAATTATTGTTCTGCCATCGCTGGGTCCAAGCGCTGTCAGTCTTCCAGCATTTCTGCCCCCTGCCACACAGCGTCCGAGAAATCCTGCTGTGTCAGGTTGACTGTGTAGGGCACATCGATGATGGCGTTGCCGTGCTCCTGCGGGCTGTTGGCATTGCGCCAGGTGTTTAATGGGCGCAGGGATTTCTTAAATCtctgaagaaaaaaagaaatacattaaatTTATCTAAAATGTCAGCCATTATGTTGTAATCTCTAGGGTTCCATGACCATCTCTAATCTCTAGGGTTCCATGGCCATCTCTAGGGTTCCATGACCATCTCTAATCTCTAGGGTTCCATGACCATCTCTAATCTCTAGGGTTCCATGGCCATCTCTAGGGTTCCATGACCATCTCTAATCTCTAGGGTTCCATGCCCATCTCTAGGGTTCCATGACCATCTCTAATCTCTAGGGTTCCATGGCCATCTCTAGGGTTCCATGACCATCTCTAATCTCTAGGGTTCCATGGCCATCTCTAGGGTTCCATGGCCATCGCTAATCTCTAGGGTTCCATGGCCATCTCTAGGGTTCCATGACCATCTCTAATCTCTAGGGTTCCATGGCCATCTCTAGGGTTCCATGGCCATCGCTAATCTCTAGGGTTCCATGACCATCTCTAATCTCTAGGGTTCCATGCCCATCTCTAGGGTTCCATGACCATCTCTAATCTCTAGGGTTCCATCGCTAATCTCTAGGGTTCCATGACCATCTCTAATCTCTAGGGTTCCATGACCATCTCTAGGGTTCCATGGCCATCTCTAATCTCTAGGGTTCCATGACCATCTCTAGGGTTCCATGACAATCTCTAGGGTTCCATGGCCATCTCTAGGGTTCCATGCCCATCTCTAATCTTTAGAGTTTTGTGACCATCTCTCTGGTTCCATGCCCATCTCTTGGGTTCCATGGGCATGTCTAATCTCTAGGGTTCCATGGCTATCTCTAGGGTTCCATGGCCATCTCTAATCTCTAGGGTTCCATGCCCATCTCTAGGGTTCCATGCTCATCTCTAATCTCTAGGGTTCCATGGCTATCTCTAGGGTTCCATGGCCATCGCTAATCTCTAGGGTTCCATGGCCATCTCTAGGGTTCCATGACCATCTCTAATCTCTAGGGTTCCATGGCCATCTCTAGGGTTCCATGGCCATCGCTAATCTCTAGGGTTCCATGACCATCTCTAATCTCTAGGGTTCCATGCCCATCTCTAGGGTTCCATGACCATCTCTAATCTCTAGGGTTCCATCGCTAATCTCTAGGGTTCCATGACCATCTCTAATCTCTAGGGTTCCATGACCATCTCTAGGGTTCCATGGCCATCTCTAATCTCTAGGGTTCCATGACCATCTCTAGGGTTCCATGACCATCTCTAGGGTTCCATGACAATCTCTAGGGTTCCATGGCCATCTCTAGGGTTCCATGGCCATCTCTAATCTTTAGAGTTTTGTGACCATCTCTCTGGTTCCATGCCCATCTCTTGGGTTCCATGGGCATGTCTAATCTCTAGGGTTCCATGGCTATCTCTAGGGTTCCATGGCCATCTCTAATCTCTAGGGTTCCATGCCCATCTCTAGGGTTCCATGCTCATCTCTAATCTCTAGGGTTCCATGGCTATCTCTAGGGTTCCATGGCCATCTCTAATCTCTAGGGTTCCATGGCTATCTGTAGGGTTCCATGGCCATCTCTAATCTCTAGGGTTCCATGCCCATCTCTAATCTCTAGGGTTCCATGGCTATCTCTAGGGTTACATGGCCATCGCTAATCTCTAGGGTTCCATGCCCATCTCTAATCTCTAGGGTTCCATGCCCATCTCTAATCTCTAGGGTTCCATGCCCATCTCTAGGGTTCCATGGCCATCTCTAACCTCTAggatattctaagcaacttttcaattggtcttcattatatatttgttatagtttttgatctatttgcttTCTTCTAACTGTttgaagctttcaaatgggggtcactgaccccggcagccaaaacctattgctctgtgaggctccagttttattgttattgttacttttataacttctttttttattcagcccctcttctattcatataccagtctcccattcaaaccactccctggttgctaaggtaatttgaatcctagaaaccagatagctgctgaaactccaaactgcagagctgccgaacaaaatgtgaaataactaaaaaaactacaaataataaaaaatgaagaccaattgcaaattgcctcagaatattactatattacatcatactaaaaacgttaactcaatggtgaacttcccctttaagtggggCAAGATTCCGGTTCATGTGGCTACTCACCTCCTTCAGGGTTCCGGTCTCTTTCAGCACCGCGACTGTAGCCCAGATGGGGATCTGAATGCAGCAGAGCGTGCCCATGCAAATGCCCAGGGCCTGCCCCCAGCGAGGGTACACGTAGGCGCCGTAGCGCAGGGGGGTGTTGTACATCTCCAGGAATATATAGAACAGGATGAACTAGGGAAACAGAAACCCAAAACGTATAAACTGGTGCCCCCTTGGCACCCACCATGGGCACCACTGCTGCCAGTTATAGCGCATACCAGGGATGTACCCAATGTATAAACTGGTGCCCCCTTGGCACCCACCAAAGGCACCACTGCTGCCAGTTACAGCGCATACCAGGGATGTACCAAATGTATAAACTGGTGCCCCCTTGGCACCCACCATAGGCACCACTGCTGCCAGTTACAGCGCATACCAGGGATGTACCCAATGTATAAACTGGTGCCCCCTTGGCACCCACCATAGGCACCACTGCTGCCAGTTAGAGTCCATACCAGGGATGTACCCAATGTATAAACTGGTGCCCCCTTGGCACCCACCATAGGCACCACTGCTGCCAGTTAGAGTCCATACCAGGGATGTACCCAATGTATAAACTGGTGCCCCCTTGGCACCCACCAAAGGCACCACTGCTGCCAGTTAGAGTCCATACCAGGGATGTACCCAATGTATAAACTGGTGCCCCCTTGGCACCCACCATAGGCACCACTGCTGCCAGTTACAGTCCATACCAGGGATGTACCCAATGTATAAACTGGTGCCCCCTTGGCACCCACCATAGGCACCACTGCTGCCAGTTACAGCGCATACCAGGGATGTACCCAATGTATAAACTGGTGCCCCCTTGGCACCCACCAAAGGCACCACTGCTGCCAGTTAGAGTCCATACCAGGGATGTACCCAATGTATAAACTGGTGCCCCCTTGGCACCCACCATAGGCACCACTGCTGCCAGTTAGAGTCCAAACCAGGGATGTACCCAATGTATAAACTGGTGCCCCCTTGGCACCCACCATAGGCACCACTGCTGCCAGTTACAGTCCATACCAGGGATGTACCCAGTGTATAAACTGGTGCCCCCTTGGCACCCACCATGGGCTTCACTGCTGCCAGTTAGAGTCCATACCAGGGATGTACCCAATGTATAAACTGGTGCCCCCTTGGCACCCACCATAGGCACCACTGCTGCCAGTTAGAGTCCATACCAGGGATGTTCCCAATGTATAAACTGGTGCCCCCTTGGCACCCACCATAGGCACCACTGCTGCCAGTTACAGTCCATACCAGGGATGTACCCAATGTATAAACTGGTGCCCCCTTGGCACCCACCATAGGCACCACTGCTGCCAGTTAGTCAGCTGACTCTCCCACAGTATGGAGACCCCCAACTTACCAGCAATAGGAGGGGGGTGATGAACACCCAGCAGGCTTTAAAGTACCACAGGACCTTTGTGCACCAGGGGGGGCACTGGCTCACCATGTCCAATATGTCCTGGCAGAACTGGTTGACACCTTGGGACGAGAGAAGCAGAATGGATTACTGAGGGCTTGTGGTGGCCACATAGTCATTTGGGTTTGATATCCAGACTCCTTCACTCTATAGGCCAGCTCAGCAGGCTCAGCTAAAGTGAAGCagatattatcctttatatacagcagtgctgtATAGTGCAGAACCtatataccggtatgggatcccttatccggaaatccattatccagaaagttcatctcccatagactccattataagcaaataattctaatttttaaaaaagatttcttatttttctgtaataataaaacagtacctgtacttgatcccaactaagatataattaccccttattggggcagaacagccctattgggtttatttaatggttaaatgattcccttttctctgtaataataaaacagtacctgtacttgatcccaactaagatataattaccccttattggggcagaacagccctattgggtttatttcatggttaaatgattcccttttctctgtaataataaaacagtacctgtacttgatcccaactaagatataattaccccttattggggcagaacagccctattgggtttatttaatggttaaatgattcccttttctctgtaataataaaacagtacctgtacttgatcccaactaagatataattaccccttattggggcagaacaatcctattatggattacggaaagatcccttatccggaaaaccccaggtcccgagcattctggataacaggtcccatacctgtactatagctATATAGTCATTCTGAACCCCCAATGTCTCATCTGATACCAGAACCCAAATACCCTCTTTTCCTATTCTGCCATTGGATCACCCAAGGTCAAAAAGAACCCTGGGTAACCCAATGGCAGTAAAGTAAAAAGGGGAGTTTCAGGCTGAACACCCCCCCGTTATATAAAGGGGTACATTTgccttcatgaatacagtgccagTGGGATCAGTAGGGGGCGCCGCCCAACTCACCGTAGAAGAAGGCGATTCCGAGGCACATGAAGAGGGCAATGATGATGAGGCCGAAGCTCGTGCTGTACGAGTCTATCAGAGTGAACCAGTAGATACCCCCCTGTGGGGCAGAATGGAAGGACAGTGAGTCATTAACTGCTCCCTCATATCCCAAGATCCTTTGCCTGACTGGGCTATTATACACTGTATGTACCAGGGGATATGCGCCCCCTTACCTGGGTGATGAGTAGGAGCCCCAGTAGGTAGAAGGCAAAGCACAGACACCCCAAAAATATTGTCTTCCTCTTCCAGTCTCGCAGGGATGGGATCTCGTCCAGTATGGCCGTCGTGATGCCCTCCATGTTCCCAAACTGTAAGGGGGACAATACTGACCATGTCAAAGGGAACCTATAGAGGCGCCATTGCACTACCTGCCCAGGAGGGGGCGGCCTCTATACACTCAGGGGGCATAtctattaacattggagacaaacatcaccagtgatgctggccatagcaaccaatcccatcgttttgttttctaacttgtaggtgattggTCAAacctaattgctgactggttgctatgggcaacatcaccggtgatgtttgtctctacTGTGAATAAATACACCCCTCAGCACATAAGGGAATATATTCTGGTGTAAAGAAGGCAAAAAAGCTTTATATTCTGCTCTTCCCACTTGCTATAATCTATTTTATctgatatatagtgaataaagcgccccctattgtaacatatagggatattataagccccgaggtgttccttataatatatagtgaataaagtgccccctattgtaacatatagggatattataagcccccgaggggttccttataatatatagtgaataaagtgccccctattgtaacatatagggatattataagccccgaggtgttccttataatatatagtgaataaagtgccccctattgtaacatatagggatattataagcccccgaggagttccttataatatatagtgaataaagtcccccctattgtaacatatagggatattaaaagtcacagaggagttccttataatatatagtgaataaagtgccccctattgtaaaatataaggatattataattcaatgaggagttccatgaactgtataaaagcacgatgccttcggcctcgtgcttttatacaggtcatggaactcagaggtgacttctaatatccaccTCCGCTGTGCACTTACCAGAGTGTCTACTCCCAAGGTGAACAACATCAGGAAGAAGAGGATAGACCAGAACACAGAGCCGGGCAGCAGAGCAAGGGCTTCTGGGTAAGCTACAAAAGCCAAACCCGGACCTATGAGGatgagggacagagtgagaggaACGTTAGGAAGGTGTTTGTGTCCCCTATGTCATGttacccagccatgatgctgccccacggcgccccctagttttgctatagaagttgccaaaaaccatcattatagatgcaaggaaattccccaatgagaattgtactgataaataagttgattataaatgcaaaagaactgcccagtgagaatgctgattcccagcactgtgtcaggccccttgctggtaccttacatatagagataatgatggcattttctcccctcattatatggcacaggaatcagacatggggataaagggacagacttgttcagtgctgggaaactgtgcttattgctcccaactccaattgcaggaacagagaacagggagccggatttactcacatcagctgggattctcattggaggatttttcgcatgttaaagcagtcgctggctgtggggatttgggggaaagttttattgggcaatattgctttaagaatacagccctgatgttgctggactacagctcccagcatgccccaagcttcattatatgttacattattgtgggatttgtagcccagtaacaactgagtaacgttgggttgagccgcgctgggcagctAAACATTACTGGTCACATGACTGGGTGCCCACTTTTATATCAGAATCATAAAAATCCCACTTACCGGAATCCGCCACCTGTCCCACCGGGACCCCCTTTTTCCAGGCCATGTGGCCGAGCACAGAGAAAATGGCAAAGCCGGCAAAGAAGCTTGTGGAGCAGTTCCCAATGGCGATGACCAAAGTGTCCCTGTGGGGGCAGAAAGTGCAAGTGACTATAAGCTCCACCTGCTGACTATTAGCTCCACCTGCTGACTATTAGCTCCACCTGCTGACTATAAGCTCCACCTACTGGCTATAAGCTCCACCTGCTGGCTATAAGCTCCACCTGCTGACTATAAGCTCCACCTACTGGCAATAAGCACCACCTACTGGCAATAAGCTCCACCTGCTGACTATAAGCTCCACCTGCTGCCTATAAACTCCACCTGCTGCCTATTAGCTCCACCTGCTGCCTATAAGCTCCACCTGCTGCCTATAAGCTCCACCTGCTGCCTATAAGCTCCACCTGCTGCCGATAAGCTCCACCTGCTGACTATAAGCTCCACCTGCTGCCTATAAGCTCCACCTGCTGCCTATAAGCTCCACCTGCTGCCTATAAGCTCCACCTGCTGCCTATAAGCTCCACCTGCTGCCTATAAGCTCCACCTGCTGCCTATAAGCTCCACCTGCTGCCTATAAGCTCCACCTGCTGCCTATAAGCTCCACCTGCTGCCTATAAGCTCCACCTGCTGCCGATAAGCTCCACCTGCTGACTATAAGCTCCACCTGCTGCCTATAAGCTCCACCTGCTGCCTATAAGCTCCACCTGCTGCCTATAAGCTCCACCTGCTGCCTATAAGCTCCACCTGCTGCCTATAAGCTCCACCTGCTGCCTATAAGCTCCACCTGCTGCCTATAAGCTCCACCTGCTGCCTATAAGCTCCACCTGCTGGCAATAAGCTCCACCTGCTGCCTATAAGCTCCACCTGCTGCCTATAAGCTCCACTTGCTGGCAATAAGCTCCACCTGCTGCCTATAAGCTCCACCTGGTGCCTATAAGCTCCACCTGGTGCCTATAAGCTCCACCTGCTGGCTATAAGCTCCACCTGCTGGCTATAAGCTCCACCTGCTGACTATAAGCTCCACCTACAGACTATAAGCTCTTTCCTATATGTGCCACATTCCCCTATTGGACCCCGTGTTGCACAGGTAGAGCCCTGGGGGTGCCTCCGGCTCCATCTAACTAATTACAAGACGTGTAATTAAGAGATTAGAGGACAGATGGAGAGAGAACATTCAGGTagaacaggaatatatatatatataaccattcCCTCCATCACTGGGAGCTGCGGCACACACAGTCCTGACTCCAGTTCTCTATCCGCCTACCCACAATCCCTCCTGTCAAAAACACCAAGCAGACCACGCCCACAGCGACACCACTGCCCAAAGCCCTGCTGGCGACGCCATAAGATACCCATTCGCCATTTTGTCCTTCATAttaattaaaagggttgttcacttttagtatgaggcagagagtgatattctgagacaatttgcaattggtcttcattttttattatttgtagttttttagttatttcattttttgttcagctctctggttgctaggatccaaattaccttagcaaccagggagcagtttgagtgagaggctggtatatgaataggggaggggctgaatagaaagataaggaataaaaagtaacaataacaataaaactggagcctcacagagcaatagggtttggctgccggggtcagtgacccccatttgaaagctgcaaataattcaaaaactatgaaaaataaataatgaagaccaattgaaaagttgcttagaggaGGCCATTCCTTAAAGGTGAACCCTCCCCTATAAAAGGTAAGAAACTGATCTCATAAAGAACCTTCgttccatttcccccagtacagaGGTCAGACTTACTGGTCTGTAATTCCCCCCCTTCTGCCTTTCCCCATTGACGTGACGCCAGGTAGATACAATGACCCGGCCAATGGAGTGAAGCTCTATATGAAATGTCAGCTCTTCAGCACTCACCTAATAACGTTATTATTGAATTTATTGTAGGACGCCATGGAAAGCAGCCCCCCGAATCCAATCCCAAGGGAGTAAAAGATCTGCGAGGCGGCATCGTTCCATACCTGGGGGGGTAATAAGGCAGCTGAATAGACTGGCAGCACATCATGGAACCACATAGGGTAcctgggcagtgggggggggggggtacctggcATCTTGgcagtgtatatgggggtatgtacAGGGCACAAGGGGTGGATAGGTGTACCTGGGTAATGGATAGAAGGGGTATATAGGGCATTAGGGCAGTTGATATGGGGGGAGGGGGTAGAGGGGAGTGGACCAGGTACCTTGGCAATAGATATGGGTGAAGACTATATAGGTGGCACGGGGAGTGGGCAGCGGATTAAAGGTGCATATAGGCTAATAGGGGGGTGTATATGGGCTGGGCGTGGGGTACCTGGGCAGTGGGGGGGTACCTGGCATCTTGgcagtgtatatgggggtatgtacAGGGCACAAGGGGTGGTTATGGGCACAGTGGGTGAGGCTACCTGGGTAATGGATAGAGGGTGCATAAAGGCTAATAGGGGGGTGGATATGGGCTGGGCGTGGGGTACCTGGGCAGTGGGGGGGTACCTGGCATCTTGgcagtgtatatgggggtatgtacAGGGCACAAGGGGTGGTTATGGGCACAGTGGGTGAGGCTACCTGGGTAATGGATAGAAGGGGTATATAGGCTAATAGGGGGGTGTATATGGGTTGGGCATGGGGTACCTGGGCAGTGGATATTGGGTGGATACAGGGTACAGCGGGCAATGGGCGGGCATATAGTACCTGGGCACTTTGAAGTCTCTTCCAATCAGCTGTCAGGTAGAACCTCACGCCATCTATGGACCCCTCCAGTGTGGCCCCTCGTATGATCAGCACAACCATGACGAAGTAGGGGAACGTGGCGGTGAAATAGACGATCTGCGGGCAGAACGGGCATTCCTTCAGCATCGGGAACCCAACTGGGTCTCACATGGGCACTGCCAGTGTCCCTTTATCTCACTaccggggcagtaacccatggcaactaggTCTGCCATACCTGCAACTGGCTGGACAAATGGAatcaccgattggttgctatgggttactgcccagtatTTATACATGAGCCCCACTGGGTGCAATGAATAGGATTCTGGGGCCCTATCCCTGGGTGGGCCGGGGCATTTACACTTCAGTTGACTCCATGTGATTGGGGCAAAAGCCAGGGAGCAGGGTCtcaggggggcagttagtgtgccCGGGGGTACTCACCTTGCCAGAGCTATGGATGCCCTTCAGCATGCAGAGGAAGATGATGAACCAGGCGGCCAATAAGCAGAGTGCCAGCTCCCAGCCGACAGGACCCGGGTCACCGAGGCCAGAACTGTGCGTCACTCCCAGAACCTTCTCACTGCGGCACAGAGACATGTTGGCCATGGGGCACCGGCCCAAAGAGACAGCCTGGGGCATCTGACTGGTTTTATACAGAACTGGCCCCGGCCCTGTCCCAACCCACTCCATTTCTATGGGTAATTACATTGGCCCAATCAGAGAGaggcagggggtgggac
This sequence is a window from Xenopus tropicalis strain Nigerian chromosome 2, UCB_Xtro_10.0, whole genome shotgun sequence. Protein-coding genes within it:
- the LOC100490052 gene encoding sodium-dependent proline transporter; this translates as MKFPSEPWSEGPHKGDPPGGEMQRFGGDEGAASPGRAQDPPGSEPGTSQDGTDAQRVAELAPPAPAGPPRETWGGKYEFLLSCIGYCVGLGNVWRFPYLCYRNGGGAFLIPYSIMLFFTGLPLFLMELSLGQYGAAGPITVWKCCPILKGIGIGMLLVSALVSLYYNVIIAWTFYYLGQSFQSPLPWSCDSALYSQLCQNGTSNGSQFSATEAFWNEKVLGVTHSSGLGDPGPVGWELALCLLAAWFIIFLCMLKGIHSSGKIVYFTATFPYFVMVVLIIRGATLEGSIDGVRFYLTADWKRLQSAQVWNDAASQIFYSLGIGFGGLLSMASYNKFNNNVIRDTLVIAIGNCSTSFFAGFAIFSVLGHMAWKKGVPVGQVADSGPGLAFVAYPEALALLPGSVFWSILFFLMLFTLGVDTLFGNMEGITTAILDEIPSLRDWKRKTIFLGCLCFAFYLLGLLLITQGGIYWFTLIDSYSTSFGLIIIALFMCLGIAFFYGVNQFCQDILDMVSQCPPWCTKVLWYFKACWVFITPLLLLFILFYIFLEMYNTPLRYGAYVYPRWGQALGICMGTLCCIQIPIWATVAVLKETGTLKERFKKSLRPLNTWRNANSPQEHGNAIIDVPYTVNLTQQDFSDAVWQGAEMLED